GGCCGGTCGAGGTGCGCCAACGGCACGTCGACGGACACGCGGGCAACCGGTAGCGAGGCGGCGGGAACCCGCTCCCCGCGCCTTGCGCTCGCCTTGCCCGCCACCACGGGTGGAGGTCTACCAGAGACCGGTCCGGCGGTCCTCGACCCGGGTGGCTGTGCCCGGACCGTCCCGCACGCAGGCCGACCTGCGACACGGCGAGGTGGCGGAGGGGGAGGCGAGGAGACCGGGGGCTCGGCGCTGCGGTGAGTGGGCCATGAGAACAGTATCGAACTTGTGTTCGACTGACGCAAGATCACGATCAGGTGATCACGGGCATGACGAACAGGGGCCCCGGCGGGGACCCCTGCGGCGGCTCGACGGCCGGTCGATCCGGAAGCGCGGGTCTTGGACTTACGACTCGCGGGTCCTGGGCTTACGACTCGCGGGTCCTGGGCTTACGACTCGCGGGTCTTGGACTTACGACTCGCGGGGTGGTCAGGCGCCGGCGGCGGCGCGGAGGGCGTCCGCGCGGTCGGTGCCCTCCCACGGCAGGTCCACGTCGGTGCGGCCGAAGTGGCCGTACGCGGCCGTCGGCGCGTAGATCGGGCGCAGCAGGTCCAGATCCCGGATGATCGCGGCCGGGCGCAGGTCGAACACCTCCGTGATCGCCTGCTGGATCTTGAGCGGGTCCACCGTCTCCGTGCCGAACGTCTCCACGAACAGGCCCACCGGTGCCGCCTTGCCGATCGCGTAGGCCACCTGGACCTCGATCCGGGTCGCCAGACCGGCGGCGACCGCGTTCTTCGCCACCCAGCGCATCGCGTACGCCGCCGAGCGGTCCACCTTCGACGGGTCCTTGCCCGAGAACGCCCCGCCGCCGTGCCGCGCCATGCCGCCGTAGGTGTCCACGATGATCTTGCGGCCGGTCAGGCCCGCGTCACCCATCGGACCGCCGATGACGAACCGGCCCGTCGGGTTGACCAGCAGACGCACGTCGGAGGTGTCCAGGCCCAGGGACGCGACCTCCGGGGCGACCACGTGCTCGCGGACGTCCACGCCCAGCAGCTTCTCCAGGTCGATGCCGTCGGCGTGCTGGGTGGAGACCACCACCGTGTCCAGCCGGACCGGCTGGTCGCCCGCGTACTCGATGGTCACCTGGGTCTTGCCGTCCGGGCGCAGGTACGGCACCGTGCCGTCCTTGCGCACCGCGGTCAGCCGGCGCGACAGGCGGTGCGCCAGCGCGATCGGCAGCGGCATCAGCTCCGGCGTGTCCGTGCACGCGTAGCCGAACATCAGGCCCTGGTCGCCCGCGCCCTGCCTGTCGATGTCGTCCGACGCGCCGCCCAGGCGCTCCTCGTAGGCGGTGTCCACGCCCTGGGCGATGTCCGGCGACTGGGAGCCGATCGCCACGTTCACACCGCACGAGTAGCCGTCGAAGCCCTTCGCCGACGAGTCGTAGCCGATCTCCACGATCTTCTCGCGCACGATCGACGGGATGTCCGCGTACGCCTCGGTGGTCACCTCACCCGCGACGTGCACCTGACCGGTGGTGACCAGCGTCTCCACCGCGACGCGCGACCGGGGGTCCTTCGCCAGCAGGGCGTCCAGGATCGAGTCGCTGATCGCGTCGCTGATCTTGTCGGGGTGCCCCTCGGTCACCGACTCACTGGTGAACAGCCTGCTGCTGTGCTGGCTCACGGCACTCCCTAACTGGTCTGGATCTCGGGTACGGACCCCAAGCTTGCCAAGCTTACTGAGCGTTCGGCCGGCGAAGCCTCAAAGTTCCGCACGCGGGCGGATGGCGTCCCACACAGCGGACGCCAGTTGCGCCTTCGACCCGTGCG
This region of Saccharothrix longispora genomic DNA includes:
- the metK gene encoding methionine adenosyltransferase; translated protein: MSQHSSRLFTSESVTEGHPDKISDAISDSILDALLAKDPRSRVAVETLVTTGQVHVAGEVTTEAYADIPSIVREKIVEIGYDSSAKGFDGYSCGVNVAIGSQSPDIAQGVDTAYEERLGGASDDIDRQGAGDQGLMFGYACTDTPELMPLPIALAHRLSRRLTAVRKDGTVPYLRPDGKTQVTIEYAGDQPVRLDTVVVSTQHADGIDLEKLLGVDVREHVVAPEVASLGLDTSDVRLLVNPTGRFVIGGPMGDAGLTGRKIIVDTYGGMARHGGGAFSGKDPSKVDRSAAYAMRWVAKNAVAAGLATRIEVQVAYAIGKAAPVGLFVETFGTETVDPLKIQQAITEVFDLRPAAIIRDLDLLRPIYAPTAAYGHFGRTDVDLPWEGTDRADALRAAAGA